A region from the Mycolicibacterium phlei genome encodes:
- a CDS encoding cyclopropane mycolic acid synthase family methyltransferase: protein MSENATGTKDMRPHFEEIQAHYDLSDDFFGLFQDPTRKYSCAFFTGPDVTLSEAQVANVDQHLERLDLKPGMTLLEVGCGWGLTLQRAMERYDVNVIGLTLSKNQQAYCQQLLSKVDTNRTFDIRLEGWEQFHSPVDRIVSIEAIEHFGFERYDDFFKTCYDILPEDGRMTIQSSVGYHPYDLAARGKKLTFELARFIKFMLTEIFPGGRIPTTQMLVEHGEKAGFVVPETLSLRNHYIKTLGIWADRLERSKDLAIAATDEQTYNNYMRYLKGCQYYFIDESIDVSLVTYLKSAAAA from the coding sequence TCCAGGCGCACTACGACCTGTCCGACGACTTCTTCGGCCTGTTCCAGGACCCGACGCGCAAGTACAGCTGCGCGTTCTTCACCGGTCCGGACGTCACGCTGTCGGAGGCGCAGGTCGCCAACGTCGATCAGCACCTGGAGCGGCTGGACCTCAAGCCCGGAATGACGCTGCTGGAGGTCGGCTGCGGCTGGGGTCTGACGCTGCAGCGGGCGATGGAGCGCTACGACGTCAACGTCATCGGCCTGACGCTGAGCAAGAACCAGCAGGCCTACTGCCAGCAGCTGCTCAGCAAGGTCGACACCAACCGCACGTTCGACATCCGGCTGGAGGGCTGGGAGCAGTTCCACTCCCCCGTCGACCGGATCGTGTCGATCGAGGCGATCGAGCACTTCGGGTTCGAGCGCTACGACGACTTCTTCAAGACGTGCTACGACATCCTGCCCGAGGACGGCCGGATGACGATCCAGTCCAGCGTGGGCTATCACCCCTACGATCTGGCGGCGCGCGGCAAGAAGCTGACCTTCGAGCTGGCCCGGTTCATCAAGTTCATGCTCACCGAGATCTTCCCGGGCGGGCGGATCCCGACGACGCAGATGCTCGTCGAGCACGGTGAGAAGGCCGGTTTCGTTGTGCCCGAGACGCTTTCGCTGCGCAACCACTACATCAAGACGCTGGGCATCTGGGCCGACCGGCTGGAGCGCAGCAAGGATCTGGCGATCGCGGCGACCGACGAGCAGACCTACAACAACTACATGCGTTACCTGAAGGGCTGCCAGTACTACTTCATCGACGAGAGCATCGACGTCAGCCTCGTCACCTACCTGAAGTCGGCCGCGGCGGCGTAA
- a CDS encoding PE-PPE domain-containing protein has protein sequence MPRAARVIVLSIFGLLGTAALGALTALLSAVALAATALIVPGTGTPNANIVDKYLENARSRYLAPFSDCTTAADCNLVGIDYPASFYPLSIIPGWCVPGRCETWNVSVGEGVDNLYNHIDPTAADGEYVVFGYSQGGAVVSDALRRIAKDNPDLFAKISHVVTIGNVYNPDGGLFTRLGFLPTIPFLNVTFGPATPTDTGVPMTTIGFQYDPIVYAPLYWGNLLAVANAFAGFDNVHPGYLTPNGNRDEPMSYDYTDEELAAIFATGCPGTYCRVDGNGNEYWMLPAKSLPLMNLIYSFTPDLLKPIVKPLINLSSPVLKVLIDLAYDWSGDPGKVRYLSLLPFDPSTNWLKVGIDLAVAVVQGITDMINGGPTIAIPAGENSDANLLLAQRSVAPEPKQTVVPEGEGEDTGAVTGLSQKTGSDEHLGTGPSESDVEGVGDGTEVEGEDPVGADEQDDLALDEDDLTEEAAEDDDTTTGGDPTDGTQPETPDVTDSDENGAGAPQDADAENDTEKKAA, from the coding sequence ATGCCTAGAGCGGCCCGCGTCATCGTGCTGTCCATTTTCGGCCTGCTGGGCACCGCAGCGCTCGGCGCGCTCACCGCGCTGCTGTCGGCGGTCGCGCTGGCCGCCACCGCGCTGATCGTGCCGGGCACCGGCACCCCGAACGCCAACATCGTCGACAAGTATCTGGAGAACGCGCGCAGCCGCTACCTCGCGCCGTTCTCCGACTGCACCACCGCGGCCGACTGCAACCTCGTCGGAATCGACTATCCCGCTTCGTTTTACCCGCTGTCGATCATCCCCGGCTGGTGTGTGCCGGGCCGCTGCGAGACGTGGAACGTGTCGGTGGGCGAGGGAGTGGACAACCTCTACAACCACATCGACCCGACCGCCGCCGACGGCGAATACGTGGTGTTCGGCTACTCCCAGGGCGGGGCGGTGGTCTCCGACGCGCTGCGCCGCATCGCCAAGGACAACCCCGACCTGTTCGCCAAGATCTCGCACGTGGTGACGATCGGCAACGTCTACAACCCCGACGGTGGCCTGTTCACCCGGCTCGGCTTCCTGCCGACCATCCCGTTCCTCAACGTCACCTTCGGGCCCGCCACCCCGACCGATACCGGGGTGCCGATGACCACCATCGGCTTCCAGTACGACCCGATCGTCTACGCGCCGCTGTACTGGGGCAACCTGCTGGCGGTGGCCAACGCGTTCGCCGGGTTCGACAACGTCCACCCCGGCTACCTGACGCCCAACGGCAACCGCGACGAACCGATGTCCTACGACTACACCGACGAGGAACTGGCCGCCATCTTCGCCACCGGCTGCCCCGGCACCTACTGCCGCGTCGACGGCAACGGCAACGAGTACTGGATGCTGCCGGCCAAGAGCCTGCCGCTGATGAACCTCATCTACTCGTTCACCCCGGACCTGCTCAAGCCGATCGTCAAACCGCTGATCAACCTGAGCAGCCCGGTGCTCAAGGTGCTCATCGACCTGGCCTACGACTGGAGCGGCGACCCCGGCAAGGTCCGGTACCTGTCGCTGCTGCCGTTCGACCCGTCCACCAACTGGCTCAAGGTCGGCATCGACCTGGCCGTCGCGGTGGTGCAGGGCATCACCGACATGATCAACGGCGGGCCCACCATCGCGATCCCGGCCGGGGAGAACAGCGATGCCAACCTGCTGCTCGCGCAGCGCTCTGTCGCACCCGAGCCCAAGCAGACCGTCGTCCCCGAGGGCGAGGGCGAGGACACCGGCGCGGTGACGGGCCTGTCCCAGAAGACCGGCTCTGACGAGCACCTCGGGACCGGCCCCTCGGAGAGCGACGTCGAAGGCGTCGGGGACGGCACCGAGGTTGAGGGCGAGGACCCCGTCGGCGCCGACGAGCAGGACGACCTCGCGCTCGACGAGGACGACCTCACCGAGGAGGCCGCCGAGGACGACGACACCACCACCGGCGGCGACCCGACCGACGGCACCCAGCCCGAGACCCCGGACGTGACCGACTCCGACGAGAACGGCGCCGGCGCCCCCCAGGACGCCGACGCCGAAAACGACACCGAGAAGAAGGCCGCCTGA
- a CDS encoding endonuclease/exonuclease/phosphatase family protein, whose translation MRRAATTLAVVASVLAVVGLVVRWVPIVNRALIATAALAPYLMLGAPVAVLGFALARRWLPALLAAALTAAVVAGQVPLFVADGSPPGVTLRVASVNLRYGQAEPAAVAELARRDADVLAVQELTPQLAQWLDEALGEDFPYREVRPREGPAGVGLWSRHPLTDPHDYDQFWLGLLTARLQVPGTGAPTTVATTHMSAPWPDPFDGWRADLTEMANTLRGIATQAPGPVIVAGDFNATTDMREFRTLLDAGYRDAAEQAGAGLTRTHPADLAVPPVFAVDHILVRDATATTVRTVAVDGSDHRALVAEVRIAGSNRSAAD comes from the coding sequence ATGAGGCGGGCGGCGACGACGCTGGCGGTGGTGGCGTCGGTGCTGGCCGTGGTGGGTCTGGTGGTGCGCTGGGTGCCGATCGTCAACCGTGCGCTGATCGCGACGGCCGCGCTGGCGCCGTATCTGATGCTGGGTGCGCCGGTCGCGGTGCTCGGGTTCGCCCTGGCGCGCCGCTGGCTGCCAGCGCTGCTGGCGGCGGCGCTGACGGCGGCGGTGGTGGCCGGGCAGGTGCCGTTGTTCGTCGCCGACGGCTCACCACCCGGGGTGACGCTGCGGGTGGCGTCGGTGAATCTGCGCTACGGGCAGGCGGAGCCGGCGGCGGTGGCGGAGCTGGCCCGCCGCGACGCCGACGTGCTGGCGGTGCAGGAGCTCACCCCGCAGTTGGCGCAGTGGCTCGATGAGGCTCTGGGTGAGGACTTTCCGTACCGCGAGGTACGGCCGCGGGAGGGCCCGGCCGGTGTCGGCCTGTGGAGCCGCCACCCGCTCACCGATCCGCACGACTACGACCAGTTCTGGTTGGGCCTGCTGACCGCGCGCCTGCAGGTGCCGGGCACCGGCGCCCCGACGACGGTGGCCACCACCCACATGTCGGCGCCGTGGCCGGATCCGTTCGACGGTTGGCGCGCCGACCTGACCGAGATGGCAAACACCTTGCGGGGCATCGCGACTCAGGCGCCGGGACCGGTGATCGTGGCCGGGGACTTCAACGCGACCACCGATATGCGCGAGTTCCGCACGCTCCTCGACGCGGGCTACCGGGACGCCGCCGAGCAGGCCGGCGCGGGGCTGACGCGCACCCACCCGGCCGATCTCGCGGTGCCACCGGTGTTCGCCGTCGACCACATCCTGGTGCGCGACGCCACCGCGACGACCGTGAGAACGGTTGCGGTGGACGGGTCCGACCATCGCGCCCTGGTGGCCGAGGTGAGAATCGCCGGGAGCAACCGCTCGGCCGCCGATTGA